One genomic window of archaeon BMS3Bbin15 includes the following:
- a CDS encoding putative inner membrane protein: MRNISHLKGGVIIALLNILIFITLGKPWSITSGESHFVANIENFVSNTHVSSNLYFQKYIPETNWRVILDFGIIAGAFLGAIAGRDFKIRIPQNRWRFLQVFIGGLLMGFGARLAYGCNIGHIMSGVPQLAISSFIALISIAGGAYIGAKIIVRLI, encoded by the coding sequence ATGCGCAATATATCCCATCTGAAGGGTGGGGTTATTATAGCACTTCTGAATATACTTATTTTTATCACTCTTGGTAAACCCTGGAGTATAACCTCTGGAGAAAGCCATTTTGTTGCTAATATTGAAAATTTTGTATCAAATACTCATGTTTCTTCAAATCTCTACTTTCAAAAGTATATTCCCGAGACCAACTGGAGGGTGATTCTCGATTTTGGTATAATTGCAGGTGCTTTTCTTGGTGCCATTGCCGGAAGAGATTTTAAGATAAGAATCCCACAGAACAGGTGGAGGTTCCTTCAGGTTTTCATCGGAGGTCTTCTCATGGGCTTCGGTGCCCGTCTGGCTTATGGATGTAATATTGGTCATATTATGTCTGGGGTACCTCAACTTGCAATATCCAGTTTTATTGCTTTAATATCAATAGCCGGGGGAGCATACATAGGAGCAAAAATAATTGTGAGGTTGATATGA